GAGCGCATCATCCACACGGCGATCGGCAGGTTCATCGCGGTGTAGAGGACGGCCATCAGCCAGATGTTGTCCAGCAGGGCGAAGTTCTTGGCGACCAGGTAGATCGGGAGCAGGCCCGCGACCACCGGGAGCATCTTGGTCGAAAGGAAGAAGAACATCACGTCGGACCATTTGCGCACCGGCTTGATCGACAGCGCGTACGCCGCGGGGATAGCCAGTGCGAGCACGAACACGGTCGATGCGATGGCCGCCGTGGCGGAGTTGGCCAGTGCCGGCCAAGGGCCGGCCCGGTGGAGGCCCCGAAGAACTCGCGGTATCCCTCGAGGGTCAGGTCGGCAGCGATCGACGGGGGATTGGTCGCGGCGTCGGACTCGCTGTGGAAGGAGGTCAGGACCATCCAGGCCACGGGCAGGAAGAACAGCAGACCCATGGCCCAGGCGGCGAGTGCCCAGATGGCGTCGGCGTGGCGCCTGAGCTGTCCGCCGCCGGGTCGCCGACGACATGGGGCCGTTGCGGTGGTGTTCAAAGACCGCGTCGAAGTTCGGCACGATGTAGATGGATCCGAGCAGGGCGGCGAGCTCGAGGTACCTGCGCAGGTGCGGCAGGGTCAGATAGATCTGCAAGGCATTCGCTCCGAGGCATGCGGCCAGCGCGGCGGTTCCGCCGCCCCCGACAGGGCCCACGCCGCCTGGCGTGCCGATCCCAGGGCCACGTACTCGTCCGGCCTGGGCATGGTCACCGCGCTGCCGAACACCTGGGCCGCGACCTGCCCCACGGCCTGTGCCCTGGCGGCGCCCCCGATGAGCACCACCCGCTCCACCGCCAGCCCCTGCCCGCGCAGCTCGTCCAAGGCATCGGCCATGCCGCAGAGCATGCCTTCGACCGCTGCCCGCGCCATGCTGGGCGGGGTCATGTTGGCGATGCGCATGCCCAGCAGGCTGCCGGCTGCGTCCGGCAGGTTGGGGGTGCGCTCGCCGCCCGGATACGGAAGGAGGATCAGCCATCTGCGGCTGTCCAGGACCACTCCGCGCATCCGCATCACTCGGCGATGTAGGTGCGGTAGGTCCAACGGTAGACAGGCATTGCTTCACCGTGCAGGGTGCGGTACTCGTGCGTGAACTCGAAGTGCTCGTAGGCGTTGTGGCGCAATATCTTGACCGGTTCTGCGCACCCTCCGGGTGGCAACGCCCAGACTTGAGGAAGGTCGTCCGGGCCTCCTTGAAGGAGCACCAGACTCGATTGGTGCATGGCTCATGCCTCCAGCAGCCTGGGACGATACGGAGTGGAGCAGCGTTGAGGGGCGAGCCGGGCGGACGAGCCGTCAGCGCGGCTCGCCCGCGGGCCTATGAACCGGCAGGTTCCTGGAGCGTGAGACCCATGTGGTCGGCGAGACCTGTGGCGAGTGCCGCCAGCGTCGGATGCAGATAGATGAAGTTGGCGGCGATTTTGATGCTGAGGCGGGTTTCCAGGCGGGTTCGCAGTTCCAGGGACAGCAGCGAGTCGAACCCCAGTGACTTCAACGGAGTCTGCGGGTCGAGGGTGGTGTTTCCCAGCCGGAGCACCGCGCGGATGTGGTCGGCGATATAGGCCTCGAGGGCGGTACGTCGGGCAAGACCTGCCGGTAGGGAGCTCAGCTCGGCCCGAATGTCGATGCTGTCGTCCTGCTCGGTGTTTCCGGACGATTCGTCTGCGAGAAGGCTGAAGAGCGACGAATGCCGGACCGCCGGGAGGATCCAGGTGTCCGGTTTCCCGGGGATCACGGCGGTGCGTGTGCGCCGGTGCACGAGGAGCGCGTTCAGCGCGTGGAGTCCCTTTTTCGTGGGGATGGTCCGGTAGCCGCGTTCGGCGAAGTCGACGGCAGATCCTGTCTCACCCCATGCGCCCCAGTTCACGGAGAGAGTCGGCATGCCGCGGCGCGTCCGCCAGGTGGCGAATCCGTCGAGCCAGGAGTTGGCGGCGGCGTAGGCACCTTGGCCGGGATTGCCCAGCAGGGAGGCCATGGACGAGAACACGACGAACCAGTCGGGGGCGTGAGGGGCGATGGCTTCGTGCAGCCTCCACGCACCGGTTGCCTTGGGATGCCACACCCGTAGGAGCTGGTCGTCGGAAATGTTGGTGACCGCGGCGTCGTCGAGGACCATGGCCGCGTGTACGAGGCCGCGCAGAGGCAGACCGCTCGCGGTGGCGGCGGTCACGAGGCGTTCGGCGGTGCCCGGGTCGGCGATGTCGCCGAGAGCGACAGTGATCCGGGTCCCGCGGGCGCGCAGCTCATCCAAGGTCCGTTCGGTCGACTCCGAGCTGGGCGAGCGGCCGTTGAGGACGATGTGACCGGCGCCCTGTTCGGTGAGCCAGCAGGCTGTCGCCAGGCCGACACCCCGCAGTCCGCCGGTGACGATGTAGGCGCCGCCCGGGGAAACGGCCGACGGCCCTTCGGGGATCACGGCGGTCGTGTCGCCCCGGTCGGGGACGGTCAGGATCAGTTTGCCGATGTGGCTCGCACCCGCCATGAGGCGGAACGCCTCCGTGACCTCGGCCAGGGGGAAGCTTCGGTGGGGCAGCGGCTTCAGCCGTCCCGACGCGACATCGCCGAGCACCTCGCGGAGCACGGCGGTGAAGACCTCTGGTCGCTTGTGCTGGACCTCAATGAGGTCGACGGTGCTGAGGGTGATGTTGTGCCGGAACGGCGACAACCCGACGGAGGCGTCGGAGAGGATGTCGCGCACCCCGAGTTCGACGAAACGGCCGAAGGGACGCAGAGTTTCGAGCCCGGAGCGGATCGCCGCGCCGGACAAGGAGTTGAGGACGACATCGACGCCCTCGCCCCCGGTGGCGGCGCGCGTCTGCTCAGCGAAGTGCAAGGACCGGGAATCCATGACGTGCTCGATTCCCATACCGCGCAGATAGCCGCGCTTCTCCGCACTGCCGGCTGTGGCCAGTACCTCGGCCCCCAGCATCCGGGCGACTCCGATGGCGGCAAGACCGGTCCCGCCGGTCGCGGAGTGGATCAGAATCCGTTCACCGGCGGTGAGTCGCGCCACGTGGAGCAAGGCGTACCACGCGGTGACATACGCGGCGGGGAGCCCTGCCGCCGCGATGGGGTCGATTCCGGCCGGTACGGGCGCGACGGCATGGACGGGCACGGTGACGAACGAACCGAAGGCCCCGCCCCGCAGGTCGATGGCCAGCACCGGGTCGCCCACGCGGACGGTCGTGACGTCCGGTCCCACCGCGGTGACCGTCCCCGCGCACTCGAAGCCGATGCGGTACCTGGCGTCGTCGTCCGCGGAGAGAAGGCCCATGGCTGTGAGCACGTCCCGGAAGTTCACCGCTGCGGCACGGACGCGGAGTTCGACTTCCCCCGGCCCCGGGGCGGGCCTGTCGGCGACGACGAGTTGGAGGGAGCCCAGGTCGCCGAAGCGGCCGACTCGGAGCCGGAAGCGGTCCGTACCGTAGCGCACGGTGCGTGTGGTGGCCGTGGTGCGCTCGGTCTCCGTCAGCGGGGCGTAGTCCAGCCGGGCAATGTGGCGGGCGCCGCCGCGCAGCGCGACCTCATCCTCGGGACCCGCGTTCAGCAGTTCGGCCGCCACGTCGTGCAGTGCGGCGTCGGCCGGGTCGGCGTCCAGATGGGTGGCGCGGAGTTCGGGGTGCTCGTAGGCGAGGACGCGTACCACTCCGCGCAGCGCGCTCTGGCCGGGGTCGGCGGAATCTCCGGGGCCGACGGCCTGGGCGCCACGGGTGACCACGAACAGGCGAAGAGGTTCGGGGCAGCCGGAGACGGCGGCTTGCGCGATGTCGAGCAGCCGTCGGGTGCGTCGCAGTGCATGCGCCGCCGGATCCCCGCCTTCAGCAGGTGGCGCGCACAGCAGCACCAGCGCGTTCGGGGTCGCCGGGTGGTCGGCCCAGCGGTCGACGAGTGCGTCTTTGAGCTGCCCGAGCGGGCGGTCGCCCACGGGGGTGTCGAGCACGTCGGTGGTCGCCCCCGCCGTTTGCAGCATGGCGGCCAGCGCCTGGGCGGATCCGTCCGCCTCACCGATGACGAGCCAGCTTCCCTGCGGGGTCGTCGCTTTCGTCTCCGGGCGCGCAGCACGTTGCCAGCGGGCCTCGAGGAACCAGCTGTCGACACCGGTGGCACCGGGCACGCCATGGCGTACCAGCTGCAGGCTGTCGATGAAGAGCAAGGGCTTGCCCGCCTCGTCCAGCAGACGGACGTGTCCGGTGACGCCGTCGGTCCTCTCCTCCACGATGCGGGCGTGACAGTACACGGCCGTCGTGGGGTCGCCGAGGATGCGTATTGACTTGACCCCGACCGGAAGGACCAGACCCTGGCCGGGTTCCTGGATCAGCCCCGCCACCAGCGCTTGCGCGCAGCAATCGACAAGGACCGGGTGGATACGCAGGTCGTACGGCGCCGATGTGGCCTCTGCCGGCAACTCGAGGCGGGCCCATGTGCTCTCGCCGTCGCGTGAGACCCGCAGGTTGGTGATGCCGGTGAAGGCCGGGCCGTGTTCGATGCCGCGGGCGCGCATGCTCGCGTAGAGCGAGGCCGGGTCGAGGGAGACCGGGTGCTGTGCCGGCAGAGCCGTCAGCTTCGCCGTTGGTGGCAGCGGCGGTACGCCCGCGTGGTGCAGCGCGGCGGTCGCCTGTCGTACCCAGCCTCCGTCGTCGCCGCGGCCGAAGATCTCGCACTCGGCGCGGTCCGGAGCGGTCACGGTCACGCTGGTGATCACCTCGGTGTGTGCGGACAGCTGCAGCAACTCCAGGAACCGGACGTCGGTGACCTCGATTTCCTGCGGGGGCGCGCCGAACACCTCACAGGCCGCGGTCAGGGCTACGGCGCAATAGCCGGCGCCGGGAAATACCGGATCCGCGTGCACCCGGTGGTCGGCCAGCCATGGCATCGCCGCGGTCCCCGCGTCTCCCCGCCAGTAATGGCGGACCTGTTCACCAGGGACCTCGGCGTGTGTGCCGGGCAGGCCGCCGCCGGTTCCCGCGGGAGCGCCAGGGAGCGGGGCGACATCCGCCCAGTGACGTTGCCGGTCGAACGTGAGGAAGGGTACGTCGCAGAGCTCCGCGTCCGCGTAGAGCTTCGGCCAGTCGACATCGACGCCCGCGCAGTGCAGAGCCGCCAACTGGCCGCGGAACGTGGCCAGTTCCTCCTCGTCGCGGCGCAGTGTGGGCAGGACTACCGCGTTCTCGATGAGGCGGGGCAGGCTGTCCGTGACGGAGCGGGTGACGACCGGGTGGGGAGAGACTTCGACGTAGACGTGATGCCGGTCCGCGGCGGCTGCGGCGATCGCGGAGGCGAACCGGACGGGGCGGCGCAGGTTCGCGCACCAGTAGGCGGCGTCGAAGTCGGGAATCCGGCGTGGGTCACTCAGAACCGTCGAGTAGAACGGCACTCGGGGCTGCTGGGGTGTCAAGTCCGCCAGGGCCGTGCGGAGGTCGGGGAGCAGCTGATCCACCTGGGGAGAGTGCGAGGCGACGTCCACGGCGATCAGATGCGCGGGGATGGCCCGCGATTCCCAGGCGGAAACCAGCCTCTCCACCTCTCGGGTCTCACCGGCCACGACCGTTGAGCCGGGGGCGGCGAGGACTGCGACCGAGACAGCTCCCCTCGCGCAGGCGGTGTCGAGTTCATCCTCCACCGCGGCCCGGTCCAGGCTCACGGTCGCCATGGCGCCGGCGCCCGCGATCCGGGTCAGCAGCGAGGACCGGCGGCAGATGACCCGGACGCCGTCGGCGAGCGTCAGCGCTCCGGCCACGACCGCGGCCGCGACCTCGCCCATGGAGTGGCCCACGACGGCGGCCGGTTCGACGCCGTGCGCCCGCCAGAGAGCGGCGAGTGCGATCTGTAAGGCGAACAGCAGGGGCTGCACCCGTGAGCATTCGGTCACCGGCACCCCCCTGGACACCATGTCCAGTACGGAGAACCCCGCCTCGGCCTCGATCAGCGCGTCGGCCTCGGTCAGGGCCGCGGCGAAGTCCGGTTCGTGCTCCAGCAGCGTGCGTCCCATGCCCGGCCATTGCGAGCCCTGCCCGGAGAACACCCACACCGGGCGCCGGGAGACCCCGGCGGCCACCGCGCCGGACACCAGGCCCGGGTGGGCCTGTCCGGCCGCGAAGGACCTCAGGGCGCGGACGAGGTCATGGCGGGAGGCGGCCACCGCGCCGAGGCGGCCGCGGCCCGCCGAGCGCCTCAGCGCGAGTGTGTGGGCGACATCGCGCAGCGGCACGCTCGATCCGTCTCCCTCGAGCCAGTCGGCGAGGCGTTCCGCCGCCAACGGGAGCACCCCGGCGGACCCCGCGGGCAGGAGGAAGACCTCGGGCGTCGTGCCCTCCGGGCGGCGTGGGACAGACCGGCCGCTGGAGGCGGCGACCGGTGCCTGCTCGAGTACGACGTGGGCGTTGGTGCCGGAATATCCGAAGGACGAGACCGCCGCGAGCCGGGGGCTCGAGCCGGTGGGCCACTCGGTCAGCCGGGTGGGCACGAAGAAGCGGGTCCCTTCCGGCGCGATGGCCGGGTTCCACTGCGTGAAGTGCAGATTGGGCGGGACGAGTCCGCGCTGCAGGCACAGCACGGCCTTGATCAGGCCGCTGACTCCGGAGGCGGGTTCGAGATGTCCCAGGTTCGTCTTGACCGATCCGAGCGCGCACCGGTCCCGGCCCACGCCGTAGACCTGTGCCAGGCTCGAGAACTCGATCGGATCCCCGATCGGCGTGCCCGTACCGTGCGTCTCGATCATCCCCACGTCCTGCGGGTCGGTCCCGGCACGCTCCAGTGCCTCCCGGAACAGGGCCTGCTGGGCGGCCGCCGAGGGGGCGGCCAGCCCGTCGGACCGACCGTCCTGATTCACGGCCGAGCCGCGTATCACGGCGAGTACACGGTCACCGTCCCGCAGGGCGTCGGCCAGGCGTTTGAGTACGACGACACCGCACCCCTCACCGCGCACGAAGCCGTCCGCGGCGGCGTCGAACGCGTGACAGCGTCCCGTCGGCGACAGCATTCCCATCCGCGCGAAGGACCTCATCGTCCTGGATCCGAGGATGAGCGTGACACCGCCGGCCAGGGCGAGGTCGCACTCACCGGACCCGAGCGCCCCGCATGCCAGGTGGAGTGCCACGAGCGATGAGGAGCACGCCGTGTCCAGCGCGACACAGGGACCGTGCAGCCCGAGGAGATAGGAGATCCGTCCCGCGGCGACGCAGTGACCGTTCGTCAGGAGCGAGCCCTCCAGCTCCAGCGGCTGCCCGGCGAGAGACTCGTAGAAGTCGTTGTAGCTGATGCCCAGGTACATCCCTGTCGAGCTTCCGGCCATCCGGTCGGGCCGTAACCCCGCGTGTTCCAGTGCCTCCCATGCCACCTCCAGCAGCAGCCGGTGCTGCGGGTCGAGCACGTCCGCCTCGCGACCGGACACCCCGAAGAAGTCCGCGTCGAAGCCGGACACGTCCCGCAGGTAGCCGCCCTGCCGAGCCATCGGATTCCCGGACCCGACGCCGCCGTGATGACCGCCTGACGCCCCGGTCCCGGTACGAGCGGCCGGAGGGTTCCCCACCGCATCCCGTCCCTCGGCCAGCAGTCGCCACAGTGCGGCGGGCGAATCGGCATCGCCGGGAAGCCGGCACCCCAGTCCGACAACGGCGATGCGCTTGTGCTCTCCGCTCGCTGGGTGCTCACGCTGGACCATTGGAAACCTCCCCCTCCCGTCCGTCGGACGGGTCCGGATCGAAACACACTGTGGAATGGCCGTGCACCGCTCGGGTTTCTCAGCGCCGCTGAGCGGCGTCCAGGCTTCCCAGCAGGACCGCGCTCTTCACACCGCCGATCTGGTAGGTGAAATTCAGCGCGTAATGGAAGTCGAGAGAACGGGTGCGCACACCAGGGACCGGATCGAATATGAGACCGTCGGCCGGCTGCTCACAATTCGCCGTAGGACACACCTCGCCGCGTTCCATCATGAGGAGGGTCAGCGCCACCCCGAGGCATCCCGCCGGGGCTCCGTTGTGGCCGAAACAGCCTTCCTGGGACGTCATGAGCAGCCCGGCCGCGGCCGGGCCGTACAGGTGTCTGACCGCATTGACTTCAAAGGCGGTGACGACGGCGTCACCGTCGCTGCCGCCGTGAATGTAGGGCACCTGCTCGATGGACCACCGGTCCCCGAGGCATGCACGGACGGCGGCCACGAGCCCCATTCCGCTCTCGTCGCTCGCCAGCGGGTTGGCGAGCCCGTCACGGGTCGTTGCCTGTGCGAGAATCCGGCCGTACGCGTGAGCGCCACGCCGATGTGCGTGGTCCCGGCTTTCCAGGATCAATGTCACAGAACCCTCGCCGTAGTTCACGCAGTCCGCACGCCGGTCATACGGCCGCATAAGGCGGTCGAACGACGGCAGGAGCGCGGGTTTGCCGGCCGATCTGATGGACGCGTTCGCTTGCTGAGCGACACGTAACAGACGCTGTGCGTTCCGGACCAGACCGACGTTGAAAACGTCGACGCCGGTCACCACAGCAATGTCCACCACGCCGTCGGCAATCATGTGGCGGGCATTTCCGAGCTGGACGGCGGACGACGCACAACCGCAGGACACCGTGTAGCAAGGACCGGTGGAGCGGGTCACAGCTCCCTGCACCAGGGCGACATCGGATGGAGAAACGGCCAGTTCGGTGCCGATGAAGAGATCCATCGCCTCCAGGGCGCTGATCGTTTCAGGGTCGGCCCGGAGGACCGCCTGATAGCTGCCCACTTGGGCATCCACCCCGCCCCGCCCGGCCAGAATCGCCGCGGTTGTCAGGTCTCCCGCGTACGGGTTCAACTCGGCATCCACGCACGCCTCTGCCAGTGAGACCAGGCCGAACCGATGCGCGGCGGTGAAGTGACGGGCGAATACCCCCGGGAATTCGGGCAGGCGTTCCTCGAACATCGCGTCCGAAAGGTGCACCGGTCCGTGATAGACGCCGTCACGTAAGAGACATGAACGTCCGTGAGAGGCGATGTCCCAGACTTCCTCCGCGGTGAAAACGGGCCGGCCGTCGCCCGGCAGGCAGAACCCCATCCCGGTAACCACGACATCCCGCGCACTCGCTCCCGAACTTGCTCGAGTCGCAGTAGCTCGACTGCTCATGTCACACCTCCGCACGCTGGACGGCATGGCGAAGCACCACACCACTGCCAGGGACTGGGTCGGGTCAGGACCCGGAATGCCGGACGCACTGGTGAGCGGCCCGGCTCGCAGCCGAGGCCTGCTCGAAGGCAACTGGCGCCTTTTCACGGCGCGATGAAGGCCCGGCGCACCTGCCGGCCGCCGACAGCCTGAACAAAACCGGCTACGGTTCGTTCTGTAAGGCTGTCCTTACCTTAGGGTGTGACGGGCAGTTACCGATCGGCCGGTGCCACGGCGCTCGAAGCACTGATAACGGCAAGCGTGCGCCCGAACTCCACCGGCGTATTCTGCTTTCCCGAAGGTCCGGGTTCGACGGCTGAGAAAGCCGGAGTTTCTCGGCCGATACGCGGCGGCCTTGGGCCTGCGTCGGGTATGTGCTCGCGGTGGGATGAGTCAGTGCGGTGTGAAGGGGCGGGCCGTACCGCGGTCGAGGCCCTTCGCCGCCGCCGGCCGGGACTGGCAGGAAGCGTGTCCCTCACGGGCGCCCGGTTACGCCCCCACCGGCGGCCTGCGTGCAGCGTACGTTCCCGCGCCCGCCGCCAGGAGCATCACGCAGCCTGTGAAAATCAGCCCGGCTTGGCGCAGCCCGAGCCATGTGGCCATGGCGCCGACACCGACCACCGGCAGGGAGATCCCGGCGTACGCGACGACGAAGAACGCGGAGATGGTGCCGCCTCGATGCTGGGCCGGGGCCGCGCCGCTGATCAGGGTGAGTGCCGCGCGGAAGGCCAGTCCCTGGCCGGTGCCGCCGCACAGGGCGCCCAGGACGAGCAGGAGCATGGATTCGGCGATCAGTGATGACGCCACCAACAGCAGGCCCACGACGAGGATGCCGCAACCCACGGGGAGCGCGAGGCGCGCGCCGATCCGTGGTGTCAGGGACTGCCCGACGGTCGAAGCGAGGAAGACGGAGAACACCACCGCGCCCGAAACTGCCAGGTTGCGCACACCCAGCGTCTGCGATGCAAAGCTCGGCGCGACCGCCGTGAACAGCCCGAGAAGCGCGAAGCCCGCGAACGCCGCCAGCGCGGCGGGCGTGAACACACCCTTCACCTCCGGAGGCACCGTGACTCCCTGCGGCTTCAGAGGTGGCCACCGCTTGGGCTCCGCCACGGTCTCCGGCAGGAACCAGGTGATCCCACAGGCCACAGCCACCAGCCCCAGGTGGACCCAGAACGGCAGCATCAGCGGCCACGGCGTGTACTGCGCGAGGATGCCGGAGAGCAGTGGCCCGCAGCCCAGACCACCCATGTTCGCCGCGGTGGCGGCGAACCCGGCCCGCGCCTTCTGCCCAGGACCGGCCAGCTCGATGACCGCCGCTGTCGCCGCGCCGCTCAGCAGGCCGGCCGCGCAGCCGGACAGCAGCCGTCCGGCGAAGAGCAGAGGCAGACCGCTCTCCAGCAGGAAGCATCCCGCACTCGCGGCCGACAGAGCCATGGCGATCAGGAGCACCGGTCGGCGGCCGACCTCGTCGGAGTAGTTTCCCGCCACCAGCAGCACGGTGATGACCGCGACGGCGTACACGGCGAAGACAACGGTCACCATCAGCTCGGAGAAGCCGATCTGTTCCTGGTAGAGCCCGTACAACGGTGTGGGCAGGGTGGTCCCGGCCATCCCGATGGCGAACACCACGGCCGCTGCCAGATAGCCCGGTCGCCAATCCCCGCCTGCGTTCATTGCGCCTCGCGAACGATCACGCACGTCACCCTACGAGCGCCCCCTCACTGCAGCAGCGCCGGCCACGAGGCGGCGCGCCGCCCCGCCCGAACGTGAGCGGGCGCAGCCTCACCCGGCGCGGAACACGCCCCACGTCCGCTCAGGGCACGTCGGACGTCTTGGGCATCTCGCCCTTCGCCATGTTGACGTCGATCACGGAGAACGACGCGCCCTGCGGGTCGCACAGCGCCGCGAACCGGCCGAACGGGCTGTCCATCGGCCCGAACCGCAACACCCCACCGCGCTCGGTCGCCTTCGCGACCGCCGCGTCGCAGTCCTCGACGGCGAAGTACACGTTGACGAACGGCGGCACCTCGGGCGGGAACTCCTCCGTCATCTTCATCCGCCCCAGGACCGCTTCGTCGCCGAGGTTGAACAGACGGAAGTCGATCGCGTCGTCCTCCAACTGCTGTGCGCTGTACGGGAAGACCGCGGGGAAGAAGGCGTCCGACTTCTCGGGCTCGCGCGTGAACACCTCGGCCCACGCGAACGCGCCCGGCTCACCGCGCTTCTCGAAGCCCTCGTGGACGCCCGCCTGCCACACTCCGAAGACGACACCGCCGGGGTCACGGGCCAGGACCATCGAACCGAAGTCGCCGACCTGCATCGGCTCCATCAGCACCTCGCCGCCGTTGTCACGGATCTTCCCCGCGGTGGCGGCGGCATCGGGCGACGCCAAGTACAGACACCAGGCGGACTGACCCTCCGCGCCGGGCATCGGCGGCACGACGGCGGCCACCGCCTTGCCGTCCGAGTACGCCTGCGTGTAGTTGCCGTACTCCGACGAAGCCTCACCGAACGTCCAGCCCAGCACATCGGCGTAGAAACTCTTGGCTCCCTCGACGTCGGCGAACATCGCATCCGCCCAGCACGGCGTGCCCTCGGGTTGTACAGCCATGACTCGACCCTCTCCCTGCTCACGGATAGTCCGGTTTTTCACGCTAGTCAGCCGGACGCCGACGCGCGCGCTGAACGGTCGCGACAACCGGGCCCGGCCGACGCCGGTGAGGCATTGCCGATGGCCATGAGCGTGAATGTCGCAAATCCGCCACATCGGCGTGTGAAAGGGACCGGTGAAATCCTTCACCAGCGGGACCGGCCGTGCGGGGATGCTTCATGATGGGGCCGCCATGTCGTGGACCAGCGGTGCCCGCGCTGCGCGCCCCGTCGGCTCGGATCCGATTCCCGGTGCGCGGGTGACCGCTGCCCGCGCGGGAGTCTTCACCGCCGCCAGTACCGGGCTCGCCGTCACCGGGCACCATCTGGCTTCGGGACACCCTGTGCCGTGGCGGGCCGTACTGCTCGCTGCCGGAGTCCTCTTCGCTCTGGTGGTGCCGGTGGCGCGGTCGCTGCGATCGCTGCCCGGGGTGGTCGCGGCGACCGGCGCAGCCCAGGCCGGCCTGCATCTGTGGCTCGCACGGGCAGGAGCGCATCCCGCGGCCGGTGGCCATGCCATGGACGACCACGGCCATCCGCACGGCGCCCACGAGACCTGGCACGCGGGGCACCACGGCGCCTCGATGACCGCCGCTCACGTCGCGGCGGCCCTGCTCGTGGCCTGGCTGATGCAGCGTGCGGACGCCGCCTGCCGAGCCGT
The Streptomyces lunaelactis genome window above contains:
- a CDS encoding VOC family protein → MAVQPEGTPCWADAMFADVEGAKSFYADVLGWTFGEASSEYGNYTQAYSDGKAVAAVVPPMPGAEGQSAWCLYLASPDAAATAGKIRDNGGEVLMEPMQVGDFGSMVLARDPGGVVFGVWQAGVHEGFEKRGEPGAFAWAEVFTREPEKSDAFFPAVFPYSAQQLEDDAIDFRLFNLGDEAVLGRMKMTEEFPPEVPPFVNVYFAVEDCDAAVAKATERGGVLRFGPMDSPFGRFAALCDPQGASFSVIDVNMAKGEMPKTSDVP